Proteins encoded within one genomic window of Diorhabda sublineata isolate icDioSubl1.1 chromosome 1, icDioSubl1.1, whole genome shotgun sequence:
- the LOC130452488 gene encoding putative ATP synthase subunit f, mitochondrial, which yields MAFGDYPAEYNPKIHGPYDPARFYGKPDTPFGQVKVGEIGAWLARRNKSPSALAGAISRAYWRWQHKYVQPKRSGIAPFLHVVVGSMIFFYSINYTKLSHHRNYKYH from the exons ATGGCTTTTGGTGATTATCCTGCAGAGTACAATCCAAAAATTCATGGACCATACGATCCTGCTCGTTTTTATGGAAAGC cTGATACTCCATTTGGTCAAGTAAAAGTTGGAGAGATTGGTGCATGGTTAGCTCGTCGTAATAAATCGCCATCAGCTCTGGCTGGAGCCATTAGTAGAG caTACTGGAGATGGCAGCATAAGTATGTTCAGCCTAAAAGATCTGGAATTGCTCCATTTTTACATGTTGTAGTTGGATCTATGATCTTCTTCTACTCAATCAATTATACTAAATTAA gTCACCACAGGAACTACAAATACCATTAA